CTCCATGGCGCGGGCGGCGCCCGCCGGCGGGCGGAGCTCGAGGCGCTGGTCCGGCAGCTGGACGTCGCCGATCAGGTCGAGATCCTCGGACCCGTCTACGGCGAGGACAAGGAACGGGCGGTCGCGTCGTGCGCGGCGTTCGTGTACCCGTCGAGGTGGGAGGCATTCGGCTTCGCGCCGGTCGAGGCCGTCGTCCGTGGGGCCCCCCTGCTCGCGACGCCATACCCGCTCGCCCGACACCTTGCCGACCGGCACGGCGCGCTCGTCGTGGACGCCACGCCGGCGGGGCTCGCCGAGGGACTCGAGCGGATCATGGCGACCGGGTCGTCCGCCCTGGGCGAGGTCGGCCGGACGGTCGCCGTCGAGGATTTCCGGTGGTCCGACGTCGCCACCCGGTGGCTCCGCCAGGTCGAGGCGCTCGTGTGAGCATCGCGGGCGTTCCTCCCGATCGCATCCCGTGCGGCCGCTGGACGCTGATCGTCGGGCCGGACGGCACCGGGAAGTCGACCCTCGCCGCGTCCCTGATGACGGATGCGGCGCCGCTGGGGAGCGTCAGGTACCACCAGCGGTTCGGCGTCCTACCGCGCTCGGCGACGAGCCGGATCGCACCGGCGGATCCGCATCTCGCACGCCCATATGGACGGTGGCTATCGGCGGCCAAGGTCGTCTACCTGTACGTCGATTTCGTTGTCGGCTGGCTCGTCCGGGTCCTTCCGGCCCGGCGCCGCGGTGGCTGGGTCGTCATGGAGCGCGGCTGGGCCGACCTCGCCGTCGACCCGCGGCGGTATCGATTGGACCGCGTCGACCGACTCGTCCGCATCCTCGGCCGGCTGGCACCACGGCCGGACGTGATCCTTCTCCTCGACGTGGGGGCCGAGATCGCCCATGACCGACAGGGGGAGCTCTCCGTGACGGAGATCGAGCGCCAGCGACAGGCCTGGCTCACGCTGCTCCGGGACGACCCTCGTGCGCGGATCATCGATGCGGGCCTGACGGCCGCGGTCGTGGCCCGGCAGGCCCGCGAGGCGATATCCGGTGCCACGTCGGCCGCGGGATCGTCCGCGCCGGGCCCGGACGGGGAGTCCCGCTCGCGGTGGGTGAACCTGCCGCCTGGATCCACGGCGAGGTGGGTGATTCAGGCTTCGTCCGGCCGTGTCGCGGCCGCAGGCCTCTCGGTCTACCAGCCGGTCACGCTCCGTGGACTCATCGGCTGGATGGGTGCCCGGGTCATCGCGCGGACCGGCGCGCTGGCGCTGCTCCCGGCGACGGGATCGCCCGTCGAGGCGATCCGGCTCGACGGAGCCATCCCATCCGGCTCCCTCGTCGCCGTGAGTCGGGGAACGACCGCCGGACGGGCGGTGGCGCTGATCCTCGACTCGCGAGGTCGAGCACATGCGGTGGCCAAGCTGCGCAGCGACCCGGAGGGAATGGCCGGTCTGGCCCACGAAGCACACGCCCTCGAGCGGGCGCGTCCGCACCTGCCGCCGGGCCTGGCAGCCCCCAGGCTGCTCGCCGAGGCGCCCGGGTACCTCGTGTTCGAGGCCATCGATTGGCGCCTGCGGCCCCGACCGTGGAGGTTGCCCCCGCAGGTCGCCGCCGATCTCGGGACCTTCTATCTCCATGCCGGCGGTGGCCCGGACGGGGGCCCGGCCCACGGTGACTTCAGCCCGTGGAATCTCCTCCGGACCCGGTCCGGCTGGATGCTCATCGACTGGGCGGACGCGATCGAGGCAGCGCCGCCGTTCGCCGACCTCATCCACTTCGTCGTCCAGTCGCACGCGCTCCTGGGTCGACCGTCCACCGCGGCGGTCGTGGCGGGCTTCGATGGACAGGGCTGGGTCGGTGCCGCCCTCCGGGCACACGCCGCCGCCGCGGCCCTGGACTACCGAGATGCCCGGTCTCGGCTGATCGCCTACCTGGAAGCGTCCCTGCCGGAGATGGACGCCGGATCGGACGATGGGCGTCGCGGCGCCCGTGGGCGTCAGCGGCTCCTCGCGGCGCTCGCGAAGTCCGCGGTGGGCACCTGATGCCTGCGCGGCTGCGAGTGGCGGTGACCGGGGCGGAAGGGCTCATCGGCGGCGTGGTCCGGAGATACCTCGGCGACCGCTACGACCTCCGTCCGCTCACCCGCACGCGGGCCGCGTTCGCGAGCACCGTCGTCGACCTCCAGGACCTCGATGCCCTCACCGCAGCGCTCCGCGGTTCGGACGCGGTGGTCCACCTTGCGGCGGCGTCCGGCGTCGCCGATGCGTGGGCCGACGTCCTCGCTTCGAATCTGGTCGGCGCGTACAACCTGTTCGAGGCGGTCCGTAGCGCCGGGGTCCCGCGGGTCGTCTTCGCCTCCTCCAACCACGTCGTCGGGGGCTACGAGCGCGAGGGCGCCCCCGCCATCTACGCGGGTCGCCTGGAGACGCTGGTCGACGAGCGATCGATGCCACGACCCGATTCCCTCTATGGCGTCTCGAAGGGCTTCGGCGAACTCCTCGGCCGCTACCATAGCGACCGCTTTGGACTGCGGGTGATCTGCCTGCGGATCGGATCCGTCCTCCCGTCAGACGATCCGCGTGCCCCGGCGCCGTCGTCGGCCCCGCCGGAGATCGCGGCTGTCTGGCCCGCCCGGATTCGCGCGACATGGCTCTCCCATCGCGACTGCGCGGAGCTCATCGCGCGGGGGCTGGAGGCGGACGTACGCTTCGCGATCGCCTACGGTGTCTCGGACAATCCGGGTCGGTTCTGGGACCTGGAGAGCGCCCGTCAAACCCTGGGCTTCGCGCCTCGTGATCGGCCGCCGGACTGAGAAGGAGAGTCGCGTCTCCGGCATCAGCGCGGCGCCGGCGCGTCGGAGGCTGCGGTTTCGGCCCGGGTCCGGTAGAGGTGCGCTTCGACCAGGTACGCTCTTAGAAAAGCGGCGGCACCGATGAACGACGCGGCGGCCAGGCCCCATGCAGCACCCCACGCGCCCGCCACCAGCGCGCCGACCACGGCGTCTGCCAGGCTCACGATCGATGTGAAGAGGGTCACCCGAAGACTGCGGCGAGCCGCGGCGAGCGCGCGCAGGCCCATGGACGGTCCGGCTGTCAGCATGTAGCCGAGCGAGCCGATGGCCAAGGGAAGCACGAGCGCGTGTGCCGGTAGCCACGACGTCTTGAGGAGCACGGTTCCGACGTCGTCAGGGATGGCCAGCACGAATCCCGCCCAGGCCACGATCGCTGCAGACAGGCCCAGGGACATCACCGCGGCCGCTCGATCGAGTCGATGCACGGAGTGGCCGAGGGCGCGAACGCCCTCTGGCACCGACACGATGTTGATGCCCATGAAGAACACCTGCACTGGAGCGAGCAGCAGCTGGCCGGCGCGCAGGGCGCCGAGGGCAGCAAGGCCCGACACGGCACCCACGCCGTAGGCGACGAGCTGGCCCGCTGTCAGCCGGCCCATCGCCTCGAGGAGGAACCGCGGCCCGATGTCGATCTGTTCCCGCCACCACCCCAGGGCACGGTCCGGGCGCGGCACGACGCCTGACTGCCAGGCACCGACCACGGCGGCGACGGTCGCTCCGCCGCCCCAGGCGAGCACCGGCCAGGCGATGCTGCGATCGCCGGACGCGATGACGACCGCAAGTGCCGGGAACTCGAAGAGTGCCCAGATGGCGTCGTTGATGAACGCCGATCGGCCGCGTCCTGCCGCGAAGAAGACGGATCGCCATGCATCCTGGAGGAGGAGGCCGGGCAGCGTGATGCCGAGCCCCACGAACACGACGCCCACTCCATCGCCGATGAGGAGACCGCACGCGAGCAGAAGGCTGCCGGCCACGACACCGGCGCCCAGTGCGGTCCCGGTCGCGGCGCCGGCGGCGCGTCGGAAGGCGGCTTCCGGAGCGCGCCCGTAGCGGATCACGAGCGGATCCATCGGGTATGCTCGCGAGACGCTGACCGCGAAGTAGTACGCTGCGAGCGCGAGGCTGAACGCCCCGAAGTCGGCCAGGGTGACGGTCCGGACGACGAGGAAACTGAGGCCGAAGTTCGTCAGGCTCGAGAACGACTGGTCGGCGAGGCCCCAGCCGGCTCGGCGAAGGGCGGCGATCGGAAGCCGGTTGAGCGGCGCAGGCGGCGGCGAACCACCGGGCGTGTCGGCGGGCGTTAGCATTCCGTCAACCGGCCGAGCAGACGAGGTCGCAGGCGCCGGCGCGCGCGCTCGCGGCCCAGACTGACCGCCCAGGCGACCGTTGAACCGAGGATCCGCGACCCGTTCATGACGAATCCGCCCGCGGCCCCCGGCGCCAACCCGTCCGATCCGATCGACCGATCGTGCCGGTTCTGCGGCGCGCCTCTTGAGCATGTCGTCATCGATCTCGGGATGTCGCCCCTCTGCGAGAGCTTCCTTGCCGCCGATGAGCTTGAGCGCATGGAGCCCTTCTATCCTCTCCGTGTCCGCATCTGCGGCGTGTGCCTTCTCGTTCAGCTTCCGGCGTACGTGAGCCCGGATGCGATCTTCACGGAATATGCCTACTTCTCGTCGTTCTCGGACAGCTGGGTCGAGCACGCGAGACGGTACACCGCCGCGATGGTCGAGCGTCTGGACCTCGGGGAGAGGGGCTTCGTCGTCGAACTGGGCAGCAATGATGGCTACCTGCTCCAGCACTTCGTCCATCGCGGGATCCGCGTCCTGGGGATCGACCCTGCGTTGAATGTCGCGGTGTCGGCGGAGGAGCGCGGCGTTCGCACGCGAACCGCCTTCTTCGGCGCGGCGGTCGCCCGCGAGGTCCGCGCTGACGAGGGAGCGGCGGACCTGGTGATCGGCAACAACGTCCTGGCCCAGGTGCCCGATCTCAACGACTTCGTCGCCGGCGTCGTCGATCTCCTCGCACCGTCCGGACTCGTGTCGATCGAGGTCCCCCATCTCATGCGGCTCATCTCGGGCAACCAGTTCGACACGATCTACCACGAGCACTTCTCGTATTTCTCGCTGGCCACGGTCCGGCGCATCTTCGAGGCGCACGGGCTGGCGGTCGTGGATGTGGAGGAGCTGCCATCCCACGGCGGCTCCCTCCGGATCTTCGGCCGGCATGCCGGCGCCGGAGCCGAGGCTTCGGATCGGGTGGAAGCGGTGCTGCGAGATGAGGCTGCGGCCGGGCTGGGCGAAGTCGCCACGTATCAGGCGTTCGGAACCCGTGTCGAGGCCATCAAACGTGACCTTCTCGGGTTCCTCATCGACGCTCGACGCGACGGTCGGACGGTGGTCGGTTACGGCGCCCCTGGCAAGGCGAACACGCTCCTCAACTATTGCGGGATCCGAACCGACCTGGTTCAGTACACCGTGGACCGGAACACCTACAAGCAGGGTCGGTTCACGCCCGGCACGCACCTGCCGATCCACCACCCGGA
This genomic stretch from Chloroflexota bacterium harbors:
- a CDS encoding NAD(P)-dependent oxidoreductase, giving the protein MPARLRVAVTGAEGLIGGVVRRYLGDRYDLRPLTRTRAAFASTVVDLQDLDALTAALRGSDAVVHLAAASGVADAWADVLASNLVGAYNLFEAVRSAGVPRVVFASSNHVVGGYEREGAPAIYAGRLETLVDERSMPRPDSLYGVSKGFGELLGRYHSDRFGLRVICLRIGSVLPSDDPRAPAPSSAPPEIAAVWPARIRATWLSHRDCAELIARGLEADVRFAIAYGVSDNPGRFWDLESARQTLGFAPRDRPPD
- a CDS encoding class I SAM-dependent methyltransferase; the protein is MTNPPAAPGANPSDPIDRSCRFCGAPLEHVVIDLGMSPLCESFLAADELERMEPFYPLRVRICGVCLLVQLPAYVSPDAIFTEYAYFSSFSDSWVEHARRYTAAMVERLDLGERGFVVELGSNDGYLLQHFVHRGIRVLGIDPALNVAVSAEERGVRTRTAFFGAAVAREVRADEGAADLVIGNNVLAQVPDLNDFVAGVVDLLAPSGLVSIEVPHLMRLISGNQFDTIYHEHFSYFSLATVRRIFEAHGLAVVDVEELPSHGGSLRIFGRHAGAGAEASDRVEAVLRDEAAAGLGEVATYQAFGTRVEAIKRDLLGFLIDARRDGRTVVGYGAPGKANTLLNYCGIRTDLVQYTVDRNTYKQGRFTPGTHLPIHHPDRIAETRPDHVWILPWNLGREIRAQLSYIGDWGGRFLTAIPDVRMAEAGQ